One window of Saccharopolyspora phatthalungensis genomic DNA carries:
- a CDS encoding phosphoenolpyruvate carboxykinase (GTP) — translation MTALTIPGLDQAPTTHERLLSWVREVAELTTPDQVVWCDGSQQEWQRMTDRLVEAGTFTRLKQKPNSFYAASDPSDVARVEERTFICSVEEKDSGVTNNWMDPNEMKAIMTELYRGCMRGRTMYVIPFCMGPLDADPPRLGVEITDSEYVVVSMHIMTRMGAKVLERLDADGEFVPALHSVGAPLEPGQQDVPWPCNDIKYITHFPEERMIWSFGSGYGGNALLGKKCYSLRIASAMARDEGWLAEHMLILKLISPEEKVYYVAAAFPSACGKTNLAMLQPTIPGWRVETLGDDIAWMRFGEDGRLYAVNPEAGFFGVAPGTNWKTNPNAMRTIAQGNSLFTNVALTDDGDVWWEEMEGDPQHLTDWKGRDWTPASKEKAAHPNSRYCTPMSQCPILAPEWDDPKGVPISAILFGGRRKTTVPLVNEAFDWQHGVFMGATLSSEKTAAAAGKVGDVRRDPMAMLPFIGYNVGDYFQHWVNVGKSADAAKLPRIFYVNWFRRGEDKRFLWPGFGENSRVLKWIVDRLEGNAAAADTAIGRVPSADALELSGLDTPKADVEEALKVDVEEWKAEVPLIEEWFATIGDSLPSSMRDELEALKQRLGH, via the coding sequence ATGACCGCATTGACCATCCCAGGGCTCGACCAGGCACCGACCACGCACGAGCGCCTGTTGTCGTGGGTGCGTGAGGTCGCCGAGCTGACCACACCCGACCAGGTGGTGTGGTGCGACGGCTCGCAGCAGGAGTGGCAGCGCATGACCGACCGCCTCGTCGAGGCGGGCACCTTCACCCGACTGAAGCAGAAGCCGAACTCGTTCTACGCGGCTTCGGACCCCTCGGACGTGGCGCGTGTCGAGGAGCGGACCTTCATCTGCTCGGTCGAGGAGAAGGACTCCGGGGTCACCAACAACTGGATGGACCCCAACGAGATGAAGGCGATCATGACGGAGCTCTACCGGGGCTGCATGCGTGGTCGCACGATGTACGTGATCCCGTTCTGCATGGGACCGCTGGACGCCGACCCGCCGCGGCTGGGCGTGGAGATCACCGACTCCGAATACGTCGTGGTGTCGATGCACATCATGACCCGGATGGGCGCGAAGGTGCTGGAGCGGCTGGACGCCGACGGTGAGTTCGTACCCGCGCTGCACTCGGTGGGTGCCCCGCTGGAGCCGGGGCAGCAGGACGTGCCGTGGCCGTGCAACGACATCAAGTACATCACCCACTTCCCAGAGGAGCGGATGATCTGGAGCTTCGGCTCCGGCTACGGCGGCAACGCGCTGCTGGGCAAGAAGTGCTACTCGCTGCGGATCGCCTCGGCGATGGCCCGCGACGAGGGCTGGCTGGCCGAGCACATGCTGATCCTCAAACTGATCTCGCCCGAGGAGAAGGTCTACTACGTCGCGGCCGCGTTCCCCTCGGCCTGCGGCAAGACCAACCTGGCGATGCTGCAGCCGACCATCCCGGGCTGGCGGGTCGAGACCCTCGGTGACGACATCGCATGGATGCGCTTCGGGGAAGACGGCCGGCTCTACGCGGTGAACCCGGAGGCCGGGTTCTTCGGCGTCGCGCCGGGCACCAACTGGAAGACCAACCCGAACGCGATGCGCACCATCGCGCAGGGCAACTCGCTGTTCACCAACGTCGCTCTCACCGACGACGGCGACGTGTGGTGGGAAGAGATGGAGGGCGACCCGCAGCACCTCACCGACTGGAAGGGCCGCGACTGGACGCCTGCCAGCAAGGAGAAGGCCGCGCACCCGAACTCGCGCTACTGCACGCCGATGTCGCAGTGCCCGATCCTGGCGCCGGAGTGGGACGACCCGAAGGGCGTGCCGATCTCGGCGATCCTCTTCGGCGGGCGGCGCAAGACCACCGTTCCGCTGGTGAACGAGGCCTTCGACTGGCAGCACGGCGTGTTCATGGGCGCCACCCTCTCGTCGGAGAAGACCGCTGCGGCGGCGGGCAAGGTCGGCGACGTGCGACGCGACCCGATGGCCATGCTGCCGTTCATCGGCTACAACGTCGGCGACTACTTCCAGCACTGGGTGAACGTCGGCAAGTCCGCCGACGCCGCCAAGCTACCGCGGATCTTCTACGTGAACTGGTTCCGGCGCGGCGAGGACAAGCGCTTCCTGTGGCCGGGCTTCGGGGAGAACTCCCGTGTGCTCAAGTGGATCGTGGACCGGCTGGAGGGCAACGCCGCCGCTGCCGACACCGCGATCGGCCGGGTGCCGTCGGCCGACGCCCTGGAGCTGTCCGGGCTGGACACGCCGAAGGCGGATGTCGAAGAGGCGCTGAAGGTCGACGTCGAGGAGTGGAAGGCGGAGGTGCCGCTCATCGAGGAGTGGTTCGCCACCATCGGCGACTCGCTGCCGAGCTCGATGCGCGATGAGCTGGAGGCCCTGAAACAACGTCTCGGTCACTGA
- a CDS encoding ROK family transcriptional regulator yields the protein MAKTSWQGTNLPRVGGFNRAVVLDTIRQHGEVSRVELAQRTGLTAQTMSNIVRALIDDGLVTENGHAPSTGGKRRVLLKVVPDAYSAVGLHLDPERITGVLLDLAGGVRLRSRRRVPDDASPSSVGAALARTFHQLVRRSGIADGRVLGIGLAVPGPLDAAHRRVLSPPNLAGWAEVPLADIVEERAGLPVVMDNDATAAAIGERWAGGAKRAGSFVYVYLGSGVGIGVVLDDQVYRGISNNAGEIGHVHSGGGRECHCGKKGCLEAYCSMRAIVADWQVATREAADESVPKAYERLCRLAVEGDTTAVRVLRVAATRLGQALASVVSVLDVDRVILGGPALRQVAELVRSRVAKVIQTQVWAPEVRPVRVETALIGADAGAVGAASLVLDHAYSPRLATLLGS from the coding sequence ATGGCGAAAACGTCCTGGCAGGGCACGAATCTGCCACGGGTGGGCGGGTTCAACCGCGCGGTCGTGCTCGACACCATCCGACAACACGGGGAAGTCAGCCGGGTGGAACTGGCACAACGGACCGGGCTGACCGCGCAGACGATGTCCAACATCGTGCGGGCGCTGATCGACGACGGGCTGGTCACCGAGAACGGCCACGCGCCGTCCACCGGCGGCAAGCGCCGGGTGTTGCTGAAGGTGGTGCCGGACGCGTACTCGGCGGTCGGCCTGCACCTCGATCCGGAACGGATCACCGGTGTCCTGCTGGACTTGGCCGGCGGGGTGCGGCTACGCAGCCGTCGCCGCGTTCCCGATGATGCCTCGCCCTCGAGCGTCGGGGCCGCGCTGGCTCGCACTTTCCACCAGCTGGTGCGGCGTTCCGGTATCGCCGACGGCCGGGTGCTGGGCATCGGGCTCGCGGTGCCCGGCCCGTTGGACGCGGCGCACCGGCGGGTGCTCTCGCCGCCGAACCTGGCGGGCTGGGCGGAGGTCCCGCTGGCCGACATCGTCGAGGAGCGCGCCGGACTGCCGGTGGTGATGGACAACGACGCGACGGCGGCGGCGATCGGCGAACGTTGGGCCGGGGGAGCTAAGCGCGCTGGCTCGTTCGTGTACGTCTACCTGGGTTCCGGCGTGGGCATCGGGGTGGTGCTGGACGACCAGGTATATCGCGGGATCAGCAACAACGCCGGCGAGATCGGTCATGTGCACAGCGGCGGCGGCCGCGAATGCCATTGCGGTAAAAAGGGATGCCTGGAGGCGTACTGCTCGATGCGCGCGATCGTCGCCGACTGGCAGGTGGCGACCCGCGAAGCCGCGGACGAATCGGTCCCGAAGGCTTACGAGCGGCTGTGCCGGTTGGCCGTCGAGGGCGACACCACCGCGGTTCGGGTCCTGCGCGTGGCGGCAACCCGGCTGGGCCAGGCGCTGGCATCGGTGGTGAGCGTGCTGGATGTCGACCGCGTGATACTCGGCGGCCCTGCCCTGCGGCAGGTGGCGGAACTGGTGCGGTCCCGGGTGGCGAAGGTGATCCAGACGCAGGTGTGGGCGCCCGAGGTTCGGCCGGTGCGGGTGGAGACCGCGCTGATCGGCGCGGACGCCGGTGCCGTGGGCGCGGCGTCGCTGGTGCTCGATCACGCCTATTCACCCCGCCTGGCCACGCTCCTCGGTTCGTGA
- a CDS encoding DUF6802 family protein, whose amino-acid sequence MYIEETGAGDGDIKVTVEGEEYTAEANYDLDGDGVDETVAVLTDDGYVAYIDENADGQADLMQSINADGVVVEQARFDAGTGKWTGEAPEQHPGGADPQDQGHGQSMVIDTPQGDMQVGPATEDTNQDGIADTAVVETQAGGTMLVTDVDGDGSADQVVEISQTGDVTISHHTGDGQWTVVEQGKVTDDGHYAPNPAAGATDDAAWTFDDTAQPHAATVGTGDHGDPRGGDEQSGGRRGGGAAGKADSDAVWS is encoded by the coding sequence GTGTACATCGAGGAGACCGGCGCGGGGGACGGTGACATCAAGGTCACCGTCGAGGGCGAGGAGTACACCGCCGAGGCCAACTACGACCTCGATGGTGATGGCGTGGACGAAACCGTCGCGGTACTGACCGACGACGGCTACGTCGCCTACATCGACGAGAACGCCGACGGCCAGGCCGACTTGATGCAGTCGATCAACGCCGACGGCGTGGTGGTCGAGCAGGCCCGCTTCGACGCGGGGACCGGCAAGTGGACCGGCGAGGCGCCCGAGCAGCACCCGGGCGGCGCCGACCCACAGGACCAGGGGCATGGCCAGTCGATGGTCATCGACACCCCGCAGGGCGACATGCAGGTAGGCCCGGCCACCGAGGACACCAACCAGGACGGGATCGCCGACACCGCGGTCGTGGAGACCCAAGCCGGCGGCACCATGCTGGTCACCGACGTCGACGGAGACGGCTCGGCCGACCAGGTCGTGGAGATCAGCCAGACCGGCGACGTGACGATCTCGCACCACACCGGCGACGGCCAGTGGACGGTCGTCGAGCAGGGCAAGGTGACCGACGACGGGCACTACGCCCCGAACCCGGCGGCCGGCGCGACCGACGACGCGGCGTGGACCTTCGACGACACCGCCCAGCCGCATGCGGCCACCGTGGGGACCGGCGATCATGGCGACCCGCGCGGCGGCGACGAGCAGAGCGGTGGCCGACGCGGCGGGGGCGCGGCCGGTAAGGCGGACTCCGACGCCGTCTGGAGCTGA